A window from Nycticebus coucang isolate mNycCou1 chromosome X, mNycCou1.pri, whole genome shotgun sequence encodes these proteins:
- the MAGEE1 gene encoding melanoma-associated antigen E1 codes for MSLVSQNSRRRRRRGAPATAHNSSSWGEIQAPNASGLPAAMPGPDVPQGLNDPRILQGLCASEGPSVSGLPTPGEGPSTCEPPTASEGSKVSRQPTISEGLSTFVLPSTGEGPSISGSPTISKGASTYGPPTSCEKSSTLVTPNTGKGFSTSVPLTTPVGSGTSVPASFGEKLSTSELPTASKGPGISMPPPLGEGPSTSVPLTASEGLGTSVPPPIDEGPSTSVPPTASEGLGTSVLFPFGEGPSTSVPPTPGEGLSTFMLPTACEEPSNSMPSTPGEGPSTLLSSSASVAQKLSKCSIVLPNPSVARASRVLDSEGPKGAEGPVEFQVLRDYESPNSITIMGPSTSRVAITLKPQDPMEQNVAELLQFLLVKDQSKYPIQESEMREYIVKEYRSQFPEILRRAAAHLECIFGFELRELDPEAHTYILLNKLGPVPFEGLEENPNGPKMGLLMMILGQIFLNGNQAKEAEIWEMLWRMGVQRERRLSIFGNPKRLLSVEFVWQRYLDYRPLTDCNPVEYEFFWGPRSHLETTKMKILKFMARIYNKDPMDWPEQYNEALEEDAARTLAEGWQALPHFRRPFFDEAAVEVALPDSEVSNHSSKYSPHSWPESRLESKARKLVQLFLLMDSTKLPIPKKGILYYIGRECSKVFPDLLNRAARTLNHVYGTELVVLDPRNHSYTLYNRREMEETEEIVDSPNRPGNNFLMQVLSFIFIMGNHARESAVWAFLRGLGVQSGRKHVITCRYLSQRYIDSLRVPNSDPVQYEFVWGPRARLETSKMKALRYVARIHRKEPQDWPQQYREAMEDEANRADAGHRQFFVHNFR; via the coding sequence ATGTCACTGGTAAGCCAGAAttcgcgccgccgccgccgccgcggtgCACCAGCCACTGCGCACAACAGCAGCAGCTGGGGTGAAATTCAGGCACCTAACGCCTCTGGTCTCCCCGCTGCTATGCCAGGCCCAGACGTCCCCCAGGGTCTCAACGATCCTCGGATCCTCCAGGGCCTCTGCGCCTCTGAGGGCCCAAGTGTGTCTGGGCTGCCCACTCCCGGTGAGGGCCCAAGCACCTGTGAGCCGCCCACGGCCTCTGAGGGCTCAAAGGTCTCCAGGCAGCCTACCATCTCTGAGGGACTGAGCACCTTTGTGCTGCCCTCCACTGGTGAGGGCCCAAGCATCTCCGGGTCTCCCACCATCTCTAAGGGGGCGAGCACTTATGGGCCGCCCACTTCCTGTGAGAAATCGAGTACCTTGGTGACTCCCAACACCGGCAAGGGCTTTAGTACTTCCGTGCCACTCACCACCCCTGTGGGATCGGGCACCTCCGTGCCAGCTTCTTTTGGTGAGAAACTGAGCACCTCTGAGCTACCCACCGCCTCTAAGGGACCGGGCATCTCCATGCCGCCCCCCCTTGGTGAGGGACCGAGCACCTCCGTGCCGCTCACAGCCTCTGAGGGACTGGGCACCTCCGTGCCGCCCCCCATTGATGAGGGACCGAGCACCTCCGTGCCTCCCACGGCCTCTGAGGGATTGGGCACCTCCGTGCTGTTCCCCTTTGGTGAGGGACCGAGCACCTCTGTGCCGCCCACCCCTGGTGAGGGATTGAGCACATTCATGCTGCCCACCGCCTGTGAGGAACCGAGCAACTCCATGCCATCCACCCCTGGTGAGGGACCAAGCACATTGTTGAGCTCTAGTGCGTCTGTGGCCCAGAAGCTCTCCAAGTGCTCCATTGTTTTGCCAAACCCTAGTGTGGCCAGGGCCTCCAGGGTCTTGGACTCTGAGGGCCCAAAGGGTGCAGAAGGTCCTGTGGAATTTCAGGTCCTGAGAGACTATGAGAGCCCCAATTCAATTACCATTATGGGCCCCAGTACTTCTCGGGTTGCCATTACCCTGAAGCCCCAGGACCCCATGGAACAGAATGTAGCTGAGCTGTTGCAGTTCCTGCTCGTGAAGGATCAGAGCAAGTACCCTATCCAAGAGTCTGAAATGAGGGAATATATTGTTAAAGAATATCGCAGCCAGTTCCCTGAGATCCTCAGACGAGCAGCAGCTCACTTGGAATGCATTTTTGGGTTTGAATTGCGTGAACTTGACCCTGAAGCACATACCTACATTCTGCTCAACAAACTTGGACCTGTGCCCTTTGAAGGGTTAGAAGAGAACCCTAATGGGCCAAAGATGGGCCTACTGATGATGATTCTAGGACAAATATTCCTGAATGGCAACCAAGCCAAGGAAGCTGAGATTTGGGAAATGCTCTGGAGGATGGGGGTGCAGCGGGAGAGGAGGCTTTCGATTTTTGGGAACCCCAAGAGACTTCTGTCTGTAGAGTTTGTATGGCAGCGTTACTTGGACTACAGGCCACTAACTGACTGTAATCCAGTGGAGTATGAGTTTTTCTGGGGTCCACGATCCCACCTAGAAACCACTAAGATGAAAATTCTGAAGTTCATGGCCAGGATCTATAACAAAGATCCTATGGATTGGCCAGAGCAATACAATGAGGCTTTGGAAGAAGATGCTGCTAGAACCTTGGCTGAGGGTTGGCAGGCTCTTCCTCACTTTAGAAGGCCCTTTTTTGATGAAGCTGCTGTAGAGGTAGCACTCCCAGATTCAGAGGTTTCCAACCATTCCTCAAAATATTCCCCACATTCATGGCCTGAGTCAAGATTGGAGAGCAAGGCAAGGAAGTTGGTGCAGTTATTTCTGCTTATGGATTCAACTAAGCTGCCTATACCAAAGAAAGGAATTCTGTACTACATTGGCCGAGAATGCAGCAAAGTGTTCCCTGACCTCCTGAATCGTGCTGCACGCACTCTGAACCATGTCTATGGGACAGAGTTAGTGGTACTTGATCCCAGGAACCACTCCTATACCCTGTACAACcgaagagaaatggaagaaacTGAAGAGATTGTGGACAGTCCAAACAGGCCTGGCAACAACTTCTTGATGCAGGTCCTAAGCTTCATCTTTATAATGGGCAATCATGCCAGGGAGTCTGCAGTCTGGGCCTTTCTGCGGGGCTTAGGGGTTCAGTCTGGGAGAAAGCATGTGATTACCTGTAGGTATTTGAGCCAGCGCTATATAGACAGTTTACGGGTTCCCAATAGCGATCCAGTGCAATATGAGTTTGTATGGGGCCCTAGAGCCCGCTTGGAAACCTCCAAGATGAAAGCCCTGCGGTATGTGGCCAGAATTCACAGAAAGGAACCACAGGACTGGCCACAGCAGTACAGGGAAGCAATGGAAGATGAGGCCAATAGAGCTGATGCTGGGCACAGGCAATTCTTTGTTCACAACTTCAGATAG